Proteins encoded by one window of Acidobacteriota bacterium:
- a CDS encoding MATE family efflux transporter — protein sequence MPHAVAESRASILSMAAPLMVSFTMRAAFTFVDTAYAATIGDAAVAAVGLAIPAEFLMIALWVGLSTGLTSCLSRAMGAREENKLEQYLRLARRFVWGLVPLFSLVGLLIWYRAPRMGLEPEVARAFQLYGTVLIGGSAFTSFWSIIPDSLVKAHHDTRTTMWAGIFSNLLNLGLNTVFVFVFHWGILGIALSTVIGRCAGLAYAAWRAARHERRRRAAWAGRTVPGRDPAPARAILALAIPAALGFGLMGMETAIVNRILAGVADSTAAIAAYSIYYRVAIFVLNPVIAIGVAMLPFAARHFGAGNVAAVRRGLREATLAALGYTVLLVAPVMLLVARPLAQALAESVVTARFSIVGLRLVPVACLVGIPFLLCRPVFEGMQRGKPGLVMAVLRYAVLAGPAAWLLATLARSWGQPGIYGVYAGLILAGGATSVVFVLWLRRALREAVVTDRQSA from the coding sequence GTGCCGCACGCAGTCGCCGAGAGCCGGGCTTCGATTCTGTCGATGGCGGCGCCGCTGATGGTGAGTTTCACCATGCGCGCGGCCTTCACTTTCGTCGACACGGCCTATGCCGCCACCATCGGCGACGCGGCGGTGGCGGCGGTGGGTCTGGCGATTCCGGCCGAGTTCCTGATGATCGCCCTGTGGGTGGGCCTGTCGACAGGATTGACCTCCTGCCTCTCCCGGGCCATGGGAGCCCGCGAGGAGAACAAGCTCGAGCAGTATCTGCGCCTGGCTCGCCGCTTCGTCTGGGGGCTGGTCCCCCTTTTCTCGCTGGTGGGCCTGTTGATCTGGTACCGGGCGCCCCGCATGGGTCTCGAACCGGAAGTCGCGCGGGCCTTCCAGCTCTACGGCACGGTGCTGATCGGTGGATCGGCCTTCACGTCGTTCTGGTCGATCATTCCCGACTCCCTGGTCAAGGCCCACCATGACACACGCACGACCATGTGGGCGGGTATCTTCTCCAACCTGCTCAACCTGGGTCTCAACACGGTCTTCGTCTTCGTCTTCCACTGGGGCATTCTCGGCATCGCCCTGTCGACCGTGATCGGTCGTTGCGCGGGCCTGGCCTATGCCGCGTGGCGGGCGGCCCGGCACGAGCGTCGCCGCCGCGCCGCCTGGGCGGGGCGCACCGTCCCCGGCCGGGACCCGGCTCCCGCGCGGGCCATCCTGGCCCTGGCCATTCCGGCGGCCCTGGGCTTCGGCCTGATGGGCATGGAGACGGCGATCGTCAATCGCATCCTCGCCGGCGTGGCCGATTCCACCGCGGCGATCGCCGCCTATTCGATCTACTACCGGGTAGCGATCTTCGTTCTCAACCCGGTGATTGCCATCGGTGTGGCCATGCTGCCTTTCGCCGCCAGGCACTTCGGTGCGGGAAACGTCGCCGCGGTTCGTCGGGGTTTGCGGGAAGCCACCCTGGCGGCCCTGGGCTACACGGTCCTGCTGGTGGCGCCGGTGATGCTGCTGGTGGCCCGCCCACTGGCCCAGGCGCTGGCGGAATCGGTGGTGACGGCCCGCTTCAGTATCGTGGGCTTGCGGCTGGTGCCCGTCGCTTGCCTGGTGGGCATTCCCTTCCTGCTGTGCCGTCCGGTGTTCGAGGGTATGCAGCGGGGCAAGCCGGGCCTGGTGATGGCCGTCTTGCGTTACGCGGTGCTGGCCGGCCCCGCGGCGTGGCTGCTGGCCACGCTGGCCCGCTCCTGGGGGCAGCCCGGGATCTACGGCGTCTACGCCGGTTTGATTCTCGCGGGCGGCGCCACCTCGGTGGTCTTCGTCCTGTGGCTGCGTCGGGCCCTGCGCGAGGCGGTGGTCACCGACCGGCAGTCCGCTTGA
- a CDS encoding HD domain-containing protein yields the protein MFDHLPRSRAEGMPQPAGSRLPLFLVLLGMALVISLVPVGVFGLLTVRGSREALVVSQQEQQLLLAASTAERLDAFLDHVGREAVKLGEAFGVLRAQAGGRLDFLPEFLDETVVLMRYRPVEGRSSTAVVPELVLSHQLEESLDRDARVILEHGAAPTPASARGAVLGGPYSLGPERILAITVSAPVQRRGRLMGVLQEVAVLQGVWNDLASSVPASMRLFLVRPDGKLVARTGSGGGPTPRQLLDRAIVQEFLGMRGRSRGAQAYKARGPGGEVRQYLGSYSATEYGWGVFVEVDEALALAPVSRLVKDVIFGGVLAAGLAIVAALLMGGVISRPMARLAAISSRLAAGDFSVRAGASRVREIDALASNFNFMAAKLGDLVERFRAAARDANAMFLGTIRALAEAIDEKDPYTKGHSVRVNRYAVIIGRYLGLSREEMKALHVSALLHDVGKIGIDDSILKKPAALTAAEFEVMKSHPERGAKIMGRIPQMKSIIPGMRFHHERWNGSGYPLGLKDQEIPLQARIVAVADTFDAMTTDRPYQKAFSEADAVARINDLKGVGLDPEVVEAFNRAYEAGEFDEVFRTRPNYFQSEDATDEAESAPTGPERAAAASSAGSPSREQDQQPAEAKPHLEKTLST from the coding sequence GTGTTCGACCACCTTCCCAGATCCAGGGCCGAAGGCATGCCTCAGCCGGCGGGAAGTCGGCTGCCGCTGTTCCTGGTGCTGCTGGGTATGGCCCTGGTCATTTCCCTGGTGCCCGTGGGGGTTTTCGGACTGCTGACGGTGCGAGGCAGCCGCGAGGCCCTGGTGGTCAGCCAGCAGGAACAGCAACTTCTGCTGGCCGCTTCCACGGCCGAACGCCTCGACGCTTTTCTCGATCACGTCGGACGCGAGGCGGTCAAGCTGGGAGAAGCCTTTGGCGTGTTGCGGGCCCAGGCGGGCGGGCGTCTCGATTTTCTCCCGGAGTTCCTCGACGAGACGGTGGTGCTGATGCGCTATCGCCCCGTCGAGGGGCGGTCCTCCACCGCGGTGGTGCCGGAACTCGTGCTGAGCCATCAGCTCGAAGAGTCCCTCGATCGCGATGCCCGGGTGATTCTCGAGCATGGCGCGGCTCCCACGCCGGCTTCCGCCCGTGGTGCCGTACTCGGCGGGCCGTACTCGCTGGGTCCGGAGAGGATTCTCGCCATCACCGTTTCGGCCCCCGTTCAGCGCCGCGGACGCCTGATGGGGGTGCTCCAGGAAGTCGCGGTGCTGCAGGGGGTGTGGAACGACCTGGCCTCATCGGTGCCCGCCTCCATGCGCCTGTTCCTCGTCCGCCCCGACGGGAAACTCGTCGCCCGCACCGGTTCCGGGGGTGGGCCCACACCCCGGCAGCTCCTCGATCGAGCTATCGTGCAGGAGTTTCTGGGTATGCGGGGTCGGTCGAGGGGGGCCCAGGCCTACAAGGCCCGGGGGCCGGGAGGCGAGGTGCGCCAGTACCTCGGATCCTACTCCGCCACGGAATACGGCTGGGGCGTGTTCGTCGAGGTGGACGAAGCCCTGGCCCTGGCTCCGGTCAGCCGGCTGGTCAAGGACGTGATCTTTGGTGGCGTACTGGCTGCGGGACTCGCCATCGTCGCCGCTCTGCTGATGGGCGGGGTGATCAGCCGACCGATGGCGCGCCTGGCAGCCATTTCCAGTCGCCTGGCCGCCGGGGATTTCTCGGTGCGGGCCGGTGCCTCCCGGGTGAGGGAGATCGACGCGCTGGCGAGCAACTTCAACTTCATGGCGGCCAAGCTCGGTGACCTCGTCGAGCGTTTCCGTGCCGCGGCTCGGGACGCCAACGCCATGTTCCTCGGAACGATTCGCGCCCTGGCCGAGGCCATCGATGAAAAGGACCCCTACACCAAGGGTCACAGCGTGCGGGTCAACCGCTATGCGGTGATCATCGGGCGTTACCTGGGCTTGAGCCGGGAAGAGATGAAGGCCCTGCACGTCTCCGCCCTGCTTCACGACGTGGGAAAGATCGGTATCGACGACAGTATTCTCAAAAAGCCCGCCGCCCTGACGGCCGCCGAGTTCGAGGTGATGAAGTCCCACCCGGAACGGGGCGCCAAGATCATGGGCCGTATTCCGCAGATGAAGAGCATCATCCCCGGCATGCGTTTTCATCACGAGCGATGGAATGGCAGTGGCTACCCGCTGGGCCTGAAAGACCAGGAGATTCCCCTTCAGGCCCGTATCGTGGCTGTCGCCGACACCTTCGATGCGATGACCACCGACCGTCCTTACCAGAAGGCCTTCAGCGAGGCCGATGCCGTGGCGCGGATCAACGACCTCAAGGGCGTGGGGTTGGACCCGGAGGTGGTCGAGGCTTTCAACCGCGCCTACGAGGCCGGTGAGTTCGACGAGGTCTTTCGTACCCGGCCGAACTATTTCCAGTCGGAAGACGCCACCGACGAGGCCGAGTCCGCCCCAACAGGGCCGGAGCGTGCTGCCGCCGCATCTTCCGCCGGGTCCCCCTCCCGCGAGCAGGACCAGCAACCGGCGGAAGCCAAACCTCATCTCGAGAAGACCCTGTCGACATAA
- a CDS encoding HEAT repeat domain-containing protein, whose protein sequence is MKTLSSLLSLLLFPVLALGAPPAPQPAPAPPAATEESAKPSFPAPSPALVRRAAALFDQLRQTISAQDHARIVREIADLGPPAIPIFVAELERHSKITWPVMIYALGATGDPRTIPILEQQLRHQKGRTYLDVLYALSLAGEPTALVRAMRSTHADTAFERNMTAIDFIAGAMGPPAVDVLLREIPRRSEKARHAALRALGTICDDRAVDFLLEWSRRKEAGDRRFALIALARIGDPRAIDRFIEGLGDSDPGVVEAAAEGLGYLRADRAAEGLARLLTDSAPAGVRLKAIWSLGLIGGETAEKPLIDYWPRASASERPLLVRAFGRLSTPAATPLLSDVALGEGLLSIDAAKSLARIPGRKSTDALLSCCSRAKSLDAGLEAGRALARRKDPRAIPCIVSRLREEIEVRHRIGPVVEQTLAVLARTAPLSAADTLDTLADSVAAPALAHRLRATAHGIRLVNETEPEIEPWLALLQDGTPEEIELAVERLGDLGDPRAIEPLRRLFGRYEASPELIPEALDRIDSERATPFLISLITDDLYRVPFLTPARNAAARALVRTPHAEHVSRALETAYRAEGGEFFVPLLALARAGGKDMIPRLLQLKTLLLRSRSSRQVLRHERVNWAIRMLRTGREIPLEEVKDVD, encoded by the coding sequence ATGAAGACACTCAGCAGCCTGCTGTCGCTCCTGTTGTTTCCCGTCCTGGCACTGGGAGCCCCCCCCGCCCCGCAGCCCGCCCCGGCTCCCCCAGCCGCCACCGAAGAGAGCGCCAAGCCCTCCTTCCCCGCTCCTTCCCCGGCTCTGGTGCGAAGGGCGGCGGCCCTCTTCGACCAGTTGCGGCAGACGATCTCGGCCCAGGACCACGCCCGGATCGTGCGGGAGATCGCCGACCTGGGCCCGCCGGCGATCCCGATCTTCGTCGCGGAACTCGAGCGGCACTCCAAGATCACCTGGCCGGTGATGATCTACGCCCTCGGCGCCACCGGGGACCCGCGCACGATTCCGATCCTCGAACAGCAGCTCCGGCATCAAAAGGGCAGAACCTACCTGGACGTGCTCTACGCCCTTTCCCTGGCGGGCGAACCGACGGCCCTGGTGCGGGCCATGCGCTCGACCCACGCGGACACGGCCTTCGAACGCAACATGACGGCCATCGACTTCATCGCCGGCGCCATGGGCCCGCCGGCGGTGGACGTGCTGTTGCGCGAGATTCCCCGCCGTTCGGAGAAGGCGCGCCATGCCGCGCTGCGGGCCCTCGGAACGATCTGCGACGACAGGGCGGTGGATTTCCTTCTCGAATGGTCCCGGCGCAAGGAAGCCGGTGACCGACGCTTCGCCCTGATCGCCCTGGCGCGCATTGGCGACCCCAGGGCCATCGACCGCTTCATCGAGGGGCTCGGGGATTCCGACCCCGGAGTGGTCGAAGCGGCGGCCGAGGGACTAGGCTACCTGCGGGCCGACCGGGCGGCCGAGGGACTGGCCCGCCTGCTCACCGACTCGGCGCCTGCGGGGGTGCGACTCAAGGCCATCTGGTCGCTGGGACTGATCGGGGGCGAGACCGCCGAGAAGCCATTGATCGATTACTGGCCACGGGCATCGGCTTCCGAGCGGCCCTTGCTCGTGCGGGCTTTCGGGCGACTGAGCACCCCGGCCGCCACCCCGCTCCTGTCGGATGTGGCCCTGGGCGAGGGGCTGCTGAGTATCGACGCGGCCAAGAGCCTGGCTCGGATTCCCGGCAGGAAGTCCACCGATGCCCTGCTCTCCTGCTGCTCCCGGGCCAAGAGCCTGGACGCGGGCCTGGAGGCGGGGCGGGCGCTGGCCCGCCGCAAGGACCCCCGGGCGATTCCCTGCATCGTCTCCCGCCTGCGGGAGGAGATCGAAGTACGGCACAGGATCGGCCCCGTCGTCGAGCAGACCCTGGCCGTTCTGGCCCGCACGGCGCCCCTGAGCGCCGCAGACACCCTCGACACCCTCGCCGACTCGGTGGCCGCTCCGGCCCTGGCCCACCGCCTGCGAGCCACGGCCCACGGCATTCGCCTGGTCAACGAGACCGAGCCGGAAATCGAACCCTGGCTGGCCCTGCTCCAGGACGGAACGCCCGAAGAAATCGAGCTGGCGGTGGAGCGTCTCGGTGATCTGGGCGACCCCCGGGCCATCGAACCGCTGCGCCGCCTTTTCGGGCGCTACGAAGCCTCTCCCGAGCTGATCCCCGAAGCCCTCGACCGGATCGACAGCGAACGGGCCACGCCCTTCCTGATCTCCCTGATCACCGACGATCTTTACCGGGTGCCCTTCCTCACTCCGGCCCGCAACGCCGCCGCCCGGGCCCTGGTCCGCACGCCCCATGCCGAACACGTGTCCCGGGCGCTCGAAACGGCCTATCGCGCAGAGGGGGGCGAGTTCTTCGTCCCTCTGCTGGCCCTCGCACGAGCCGGCGGCAAGGACATGATTCCCCGGCTGCTGCAGCTCAAGACCTTGCTGCTGCGCTCGCGCAGTTCGCGCCAGGTCCTGCGCCACGAGCGGGTCAACTGGGCGATCCGCATGCTGCGCACCGGCCGGGAGATTCCCCTCGAAGAGGTCAAGGACGTCGACTAG
- a CDS encoding S24 family peptidase, whose translation MALTRRQKQIFDYINEFIERHGFSPSLEEIGRHFGLSSVATVHKHVTNLVRKGLLRRSWNQNRSIEVVKDDEAPRAVEIPLLGRIVGDRPVEGMDSRERLSVPSWLVGHGRTYALIAEGDALLDEQIRSGDVVIIEERRHFGDDQLAVILVHGEEPRLCRLRADAGQLRLGRGESARLAPRDGVEVRGVVRGVLRRC comes from the coding sequence ATGGCCCTGACACGCAGGCAGAAGCAAATCTTCGACTACATCAACGAGTTCATCGAGAGGCATGGCTTCTCGCCGAGTCTCGAGGAGATCGGTCGTCACTTCGGCCTGTCTTCGGTGGCCACGGTGCACAAACACGTGACCAACCTGGTCCGCAAAGGGTTGCTCCGCCGCTCCTGGAACCAGAACCGCTCCATCGAGGTGGTCAAGGACGACGAGGCGCCCCGGGCCGTGGAAATCCCCCTGCTCGGCCGCATCGTCGGCGACCGCCCGGTGGAGGGTATGGACAGTCGGGAGAGGCTCTCCGTGCCTTCGTGGCTGGTGGGCCACGGTCGCACCTATGCCCTGATCGCCGAGGGGGATGCGCTGCTGGACGAGCAGATTCGCAGCGGCGATGTCGTCATCATCGAGGAACGGCGGCATTTCGGCGACGATCAGCTCGCCGTGATCCTGGTCCACGGTGAAGAGCCTCGGCTCTGCCGCCTTCGGGCCGATGCCGGGCAACTCCGGCTCGGCCGCGGCGAGTCGGCGCGGCTGGCGCCGCGGGACGGAGTCGAGGTGCGGGGCGTGGTGCGGGGTGTCTTGCGCCGGTGTTGA